Proteins co-encoded in one Astyanax mexicanus isolate ESR-SI-001 chromosome 1, AstMex3_surface, whole genome shotgun sequence genomic window:
- the LOC103030371 gene encoding trissin receptor, which produces MESFIFGLLVLRIMLSVIGVLGNTVLIVSILQMTRLKTFEVFLLGLAVSNLEEIMIVDIYDMIVLRSTHSISILSCGVLKFMTLSGEVASIFFTVLISIYRYQKLHNAAMRIITPIFMDSMKIGVGLSLLCVLVAVLASVPTYIINLDSWHHMYNSTISDCPADFFQCPRDNCPILNNIYRFLFIFFCYLIPLVIVTGTSSLIIRILMIQQKVAELHHNSEPATIAANNDHHHHHHNHHHHHDDHHHHHDHHHHHDHTNVFHRSTIGILAAMMIFQVYCILYLARHLAFNLYDFPAWSELEFFIATFYTALIPYVYGMGHNFFSLKHFRRQ; this is translated from the coding sequence atggagagttttatctttgGGCTGTTGGTGCTGAGGATCATGCTTTCTGTCATTGGTGTATTGGGAAATACTGTCTTGATTGTATCAATCCTCCAGATGACTCGACTGAAGACATTTGAAGTGTTTCTGCTTGGACTAGCTGTGTCAAATCTTGAGGAGATTATGATTGTGGACATCTACGACATGATTGTTCTTCGCTCTACCCACAGCATCAGCATTTTGTCCTGCGGTGTACTGAAGTTCATGACCTTGTCTGGAGAAGTTGCCAGCATCTTTTTCACGGTGCTTATCAGCATTTACCGCTATCAGAAACTGCACAATGCTGCCATGCGGATAATCACACCAATCTTTATGGACAGCATGAAGATAGGGGTCGGCCTTAGTCTGTTGTGTGTTCTGGTAGCTGTTCTCGCTAGTGTGCCAACTTACATCATAAACCTGGATAGCTGGCATCACATGTACAATTCCACTATTTCAGACTGCCCAGCTGATTTTTTCCAGTGTCCAAGAGACAACTGTCCCATTCTCAACAATATTTACAGGttcctttttattttcttctgttaccTTATACCGCTTGTCATTGTGACAGGGACAAGTTCTCTAATTATCAGGATTTTGATGATTCAGCAAAAGGTGGCAGAATTACACCACAATTCAGAACCAGCTACCATTGCTGCAAACAatgatcatcaccatcatcatcataatcatcatcatcatcatgatgatcatcaccatcatcatgatcatcatcatcatcatgaccaCACCAATGTGTTTCATCGGAGCACAATTGGCATATTGGCTGCAATGATGATATTCCAGGTATACTGCATTTTATATCTCGCTCGTCACCTGGCGTTTAATCTGTATGACTTTCCTGCTTGGTCAGAACTGGAATTCTTCATTGCAACATTCTATACAGCTTTAATCCCCTATGTCTATGGGATGGGACATAACTTTTTCTCCCTAAAACATTTCAGGAGGCAATAG